The proteins below are encoded in one region of Pontibacter deserti:
- a CDS encoding helix-turn-helix domain-containing protein, with protein MVKRPNNKSVLPAIIRFHLLLLAAEKLLYGELVALCGRIDHCWPSNRYLAALYGVSTKSIYRWLKKLEKLGLIRIVLNKEQFNRRDIYLMPLPETSEDQHTDSHVPGAGHLRPAKKESLFIYNKNDSNNDKRNGEREWKAKTLTPTTTLESFTFLRGHFPTLEQVHHSMMSQSGEDTPKQELADEAKRFFNHYTSNGWMVGKAPMRDLQASVAKWLDNAPYFNKQRNPNYEQHSRYNPKQSPYAHLHTKRYDSDTF; from the coding sequence ATGGTAAAGCGACCTAATAACAAATCGGTGCTGCCTGCTATTATCCGGTTTCACCTTCTCTTGCTGGCAGCAGAAAAACTACTCTATGGAGAGCTGGTCGCCCTTTGCGGGAGAATCGATCATTGCTGGCCTAGTAACCGGTACTTAGCTGCTTTGTATGGTGTTAGTACCAAATCAATTTACCGGTGGCTAAAAAAACTTGAAAAGCTGGGCCTGATCCGGATCGTTCTCAACAAGGAGCAATTTAACAGGCGAGACATCTATTTGATGCCTTTACCCGAGACATCTGAAGACCAACATACAGACAGCCATGTCCCGGGGGCAGGACATCTGCGTCCTGCTAAAAAAGAGTCACTCTTTATATATAATAAGAATGACAGTAATAATGACAAAAGGAATGGCGAGAGGGAATGGAAAGCAAAAACGCTCACGCCCACCACTACACTTGAATCATTTACTTTTTTAAGGGGACATTTTCCAACCCTGGAGCAGGTGCATCACAGCATGATGAGCCAGTCAGGAGAAGACACCCCTAAACAAGAGCTTGCAGACGAAGCAAAGCGTTTTTTTAACCATTATACTTCCAATGGCTGGATGGTCGGTAAAGCGCCCATGCGAGACCTGCAAGCCTCCGTGGCCAAGTGGCTGGATAATGCACCTTATTTCAATAAACAACGAAACCCAAACTATGAACAACATAGCCGATATAATCCGAAACAATCCCCATACGCGCATCTTCATACCAAACGATACGACAGTGACACGTTCTAA
- a CDS encoding helix-turn-helix domain-containing protein, with protein MKTIFDLLERILAALILMGVQHKKVLSLKEAACYLDISKQKLYQMTSERAIAYSKPCERIFFSRDVLEAWALSNPVLSKEEIALEAISRSKKGKGKW; from the coding sequence ATGAAAACAATCTTTGATTTGCTGGAAAGAATTCTGGCAGCACTCATCCTAATGGGAGTGCAACACAAAAAGGTGCTGAGCCTAAAGGAAGCAGCCTGTTACCTGGACATCTCCAAACAGAAGCTGTACCAGATGACAAGCGAGCGTGCCATTGCTTATTCAAAACCATGCGAGCGGATTTTCTTCAGTCGCGATGTGCTGGAAGCTTGGGCCCTGAGCAATCCCGTTCTTTCAAAAGAAGAAATTGCGCTTGAAGCTATTTCAAGAAGCAAGAAAGGAAAGGGAAAATGGTAA
- a CDS encoding site-specific integrase, which translates to MATAPTEPAPEKVPQTRVVIKGKIVKLRARRLPAGGESFYLDYNHNGKRKYDFLGIHLMDNPKTSKERQQNKDNQLLAEQMRSARELELSKNSVIVKASVQRRADFLSFLDEYTEAYPKKDARVIKAMASRFKQFIGEPPAFLFTEVTVRLCSRFRMYLDQQCSGSTPYNYFKKFRKVLRQAVKDGLISKNPAEDVENRYVEGIEKEVLTMDEIQELARTECYLPEVKRAFLFSCVTGLRFCDVKELDWRSIVGSVMRLKQQKTGKDVVVNLNSTALKLLGERPKPKSKLPGEKVSKEELKEANRVFTLPSSNTCGKHLQNWANKAEIGKKVTWHCARHSFGTNLLISGADVRSVSGLLGHSSLIETQKYVRLVESLKEKAVDNLPEIVF; encoded by the coding sequence ATGGCAACAGCACCTACAGAACCTGCTCCTGAGAAGGTTCCCCAAACCCGCGTAGTAATCAAAGGCAAGATAGTAAAACTACGTGCCCGTCGTCTGCCTGCAGGGGGAGAATCTTTCTACTTAGACTACAACCACAACGGCAAGCGCAAGTATGATTTCCTAGGCATCCACCTGATGGACAATCCTAAGACCAGCAAGGAGCGCCAGCAAAACAAAGATAACCAACTCTTAGCTGAACAGATGCGTTCCGCAAGGGAGCTGGAGCTTTCTAAAAATTCGGTCATCGTCAAAGCATCTGTCCAGCGCAGGGCTGACTTCCTGAGCTTCCTTGATGAGTACACCGAAGCGTATCCTAAAAAAGATGCCCGTGTGATCAAGGCTATGGCCAGCCGCTTCAAGCAATTTATAGGAGAGCCACCAGCGTTTTTGTTTACTGAAGTTACCGTACGCTTGTGCTCCCGCTTTCGAATGTACCTGGACCAGCAATGCTCAGGCTCTACACCCTACAACTACTTTAAGAAATTCAGGAAAGTACTTCGCCAGGCTGTTAAAGATGGGCTTATCAGCAAGAACCCCGCAGAAGATGTAGAGAACCGTTATGTGGAAGGTATCGAAAAAGAAGTGCTCACCATGGATGAGATACAAGAGTTGGCCCGCACGGAGTGTTACCTACCAGAAGTAAAACGCGCCTTTCTTTTTAGCTGCGTAACAGGTTTGCGCTTTTGTGATGTAAAGGAGTTGGACTGGCGCTCCATTGTAGGTAGCGTGATGCGCCTAAAGCAGCAGAAGACCGGCAAGGATGTCGTGGTAAACTTAAACTCTACTGCCCTAAAGCTTTTAGGTGAACGTCCAAAACCAAAGTCTAAATTACCGGGAGAAAAAGTAAGCAAGGAAGAACTGAAAGAAGCGAACCGCGTCTTTACCCTTCCTTCCAGTAATACCTGTGGCAAGCACCTGCAGAACTGGGCTAACAAGGCTGAGATCGGAAAGAAAGTTACCTGGCATTGTGCCCGTCACTCATTCGGAACCAACCTGCTGATCTCCGGAGCGGATGTGCGCTCTGTATCCGGGTTGCTGGGTCACTCCAGCTTAATTGAAACACAGAAGTATGTACGACTGGTAGAGTCCCTGAAAGAAAAAGCCGTGGATAATTTACCTGAGATAGTTTTCTAA
- a CDS encoding alpha/beta hydrolase-fold protein, with protein MRHPILITLFLLLSTTFVFAQTRNTPAHNITFILYAPELPDSSKVYITGNQEQLGSWNPGKVILKNQGRHTWQIQLILPADQLIEYKYTLGSWDREATDTKGLPLPNFNIKVSSDTLIKNEVRRWKASTDKKTFAGGVTGVLKYHKDLTWNNLPKRDLVVWLPPGYEENKNKRYPVLYMHDGQNIFDPATSSFGVDWQLDETCDSLIRAKVIEPVIVVGIYNTSNRMEEYIPGEKGNAYMQFIVNQVKPLIDKTYRTKPSRKHTLVGGSSAGGIISFMLAWKYPKIFSKAICMSPAFKIQHIDYVDDVLAYRGKKKKLYFYIDNGGIDLEEKLQPGIDEMLAALKQKGYKEGNDFTWIKAPEDKHFEAAWAKRMPKALILALPLRK; from the coding sequence ATGAGACACCCAATACTTATAACACTCTTCCTGCTCTTATCAACTACTTTTGTTTTTGCTCAGACAAGAAATACTCCTGCACATAACATCACATTTATACTTTATGCACCGGAATTGCCGGATAGCAGCAAGGTATATATCACTGGAAACCAGGAGCAATTAGGCAGCTGGAATCCGGGCAAAGTAATCCTTAAAAATCAGGGCAGACATACCTGGCAAATACAACTGATCTTACCTGCAGATCAGCTAATTGAGTATAAGTACACCCTAGGCTCCTGGGACAGGGAAGCTACCGATACCAAAGGTCTGCCTCTCCCGAACTTTAATATTAAAGTGAGTAGCGATACCCTTATTAAAAATGAAGTGAGGCGGTGGAAAGCGAGTACAGATAAAAAGACTTTTGCAGGCGGAGTTACCGGCGTTCTTAAATATCATAAAGATTTAACATGGAACAACCTACCGAAGCGAGACCTGGTAGTGTGGCTGCCACCAGGCTACGAAGAAAATAAGAACAAGCGTTACCCGGTATTATACATGCACGATGGCCAGAATATATTCGACCCTGCAACCAGCTCGTTTGGCGTAGACTGGCAGCTAGATGAAACTTGTGATAGCCTGATCAGGGCAAAGGTGATAGAACCTGTTATTGTAGTAGGTATCTACAACACGTCAAACCGGATGGAAGAGTACATTCCAGGAGAGAAAGGAAATGCTTACATGCAGTTCATCGTAAACCAGGTAAAGCCTCTCATCGATAAAACCTATCGTACCAAACCATCTCGTAAGCATACGCTGGTAGGTGGTTCTTCTGCTGGTGGCATCATCTCGTTTATGCTTGCCTGGAAGTATCCCAAAATTTTCTCTAAAGCTATCTGTATGTCTCCGGCCTTTAAAATCCAGCACATAGATTACGTAGATGATGTACTCGCTTACAGAGGCAAAAAGAAGAAGCTATACTTTTACATTGATAACGGTGGCATAGACCTGGAAGAAAAGCTGCAACCCGGAATTGACGAGATGTTGGCTGCTCTGAAGCAAAAAGGATACAAAGAAGGTAACGACTTTACCTGGATAAAAGCACCCGAAGACAAACACTTTGAAGCTGCTTGGGCGAAGCGTATGCCTAAAGCACTTATACTTGCGTTACCCCTCCGGAAATAA
- a CDS encoding DUF4200 domain-containing protein, with protein MKTKADPTTPVATRINTCIEEQLRKGAASLNMSMSQYIGYLLTITLYGSDVHELQEKLIELTQQLEVMQAQLEQEKAAIWKQEPYASFLQKVLHNDSILATLYTTYITRPVPVRMLIDQSFYPGVFLNGVKEEDKVFHFTGTYGWSYADAKKSHVTITNRK; from the coding sequence ATGAAAACGAAAGCAGATCCTACGACCCCTGTAGCTACCCGCATCAATACCTGCATTGAAGAGCAGTTACGTAAAGGGGCAGCTAGTTTGAATATGAGTATGTCTCAATACATCGGCTACCTGCTCACTATTACTCTTTATGGTTCCGATGTACACGAGCTACAGGAAAAATTAATAGAGTTGACCCAGCAACTGGAAGTGATGCAAGCCCAACTTGAACAGGAGAAAGCAGCAATCTGGAAACAGGAACCCTATGCATCTTTTCTTCAAAAGGTGCTCCACAACGACAGTATACTAGCGACATTATATACAACTTACATTACAAGACCAGTACCAGTTAGAATGTTGATAGATCAAAGTTTCTACCCGGGTGTATTTTTGAATGGTGTCAAAGAAGAAGATAAAGTATTTCACTTCACTGGGACATATGGGTGGAGTTATGCTGATGCCAAGAAATCTCATGTCACCATTACTAATAGGAAATAA
- a CDS encoding P-loop NTPase family protein → MNNIADIIRNNPHTRIFIPNDTTVTRSNPFQGKTAEQGLAELARTHQYLAETRYPAWHPELNITEKNRKAVLKFCAAITQDLDALRAFGMRPGRGVLLSGPTSVGKTHLLELVKYYLSFTDKDQPLVITKAQEVQYAYAKKDKDQGGNQAFKRIAYKKHHNGLIVNQSFDDILSERPTSQWGEPPVFAFAELIPMREELFTTQGVLSHFTTNYRSQEISERYGERVLERLKWMCEIILFPEDATNWRAYNPYNLTLN, encoded by the coding sequence ATGAACAACATAGCCGATATAATCCGAAACAATCCCCATACGCGCATCTTCATACCAAACGATACGACAGTGACACGTTCTAATCCATTTCAAGGGAAGACAGCTGAACAAGGTTTGGCTGAACTGGCGAGAACACATCAATATTTAGCAGAAACCAGATACCCAGCCTGGCACCCAGAGTTGAATATTACCGAAAAGAACCGGAAGGCAGTACTTAAGTTTTGTGCTGCCATCACGCAAGACCTGGATGCACTTCGTGCATTTGGGATGCGACCGGGTAGAGGAGTACTGCTAAGCGGACCTACCAGTGTAGGGAAGACGCATTTACTGGAACTGGTAAAGTATTACCTGAGCTTCACTGATAAAGATCAACCATTGGTTATTACCAAGGCCCAGGAGGTTCAGTATGCTTATGCTAAAAAAGACAAAGACCAGGGTGGTAACCAAGCCTTCAAACGCATCGCTTACAAGAAACATCACAATGGGCTCATTGTCAACCAGAGTTTTGATGACATCCTATCAGAAAGACCTACTTCACAGTGGGGAGAGCCGCCTGTTTTTGCTTTTGCTGAACTGATCCCCATGCGGGAAGAGCTATTCACAACACAAGGAGTATTGTCCCACTTTACAACAAACTACCGCAGCCAAGAGATAAGTGAGCGCTACGGAGAACGGGTACTGGAACGCCTGAAATGGATGTGCGAAATCATCTTGTTCCCTGAAGATGCCACGAACTGGCGTGCTTACAATCCTTATAACCTAACCCTTAATTAA
- a CDS encoding aldose epimerase family protein encodes MKKPSLKCKVMMLALWGSIAGFSSCTSNDKSADQTETITSELTEITEESFGVAPNGEEVNLYTLTNQNGVQVKITNYGAIVTSILTPDKDGKMGDVVLGFDSIDQYVPNDPHIGGIIGRYANRIAKGKFTIDGQEYTLATNNEPNHLHGGNIGFDRVVWQAEKMPEQNAVKLTYVSKDMEEGYPGNLTAVVTYTLTDDNGLKIDYEATTDKATPVNLTNHSYFNLSAGKKADILNHVVTVNADKFTASDKTLIPTGELTQVKGTPYDFTTPQPVGTRINNLQGFGYDLNYVINNGGDKLTHAATVYEPVTGRVMEVHTTQPGIQFYTAYHLDGSLTGKNNTRYNRYAGLCLEAQHYPDSPNQPTFPTTIIKPGEKYKETTIYKFSTRK; translated from the coding sequence ATGAAAAAACCTAGCCTTAAATGTAAGGTAATGATGCTGGCCTTATGGGGAAGTATAGCAGGCTTCAGCAGCTGTACCAGCAATGATAAAAGTGCAGATCAGACCGAAACAATAACTTCGGAACTAACAGAAATTACAGAAGAATCCTTTGGGGTAGCCCCTAACGGGGAAGAGGTTAACCTTTATACATTAACGAACCAGAATGGCGTGCAGGTAAAGATCACCAACTATGGTGCTATAGTTACTTCCATTTTAACGCCGGACAAAGATGGAAAGATGGGAGATGTAGTGCTGGGCTTTGACAGTATTGATCAGTACGTGCCTAACGATCCGCATATAGGTGGCATTATAGGGCGTTATGCGAACCGCATTGCCAAAGGCAAATTCACTATTGATGGGCAGGAGTATACGCTGGCAACTAACAACGAGCCCAATCACCTGCACGGCGGAAACATCGGGTTTGACAGGGTAGTATGGCAGGCAGAAAAGATGCCGGAGCAGAACGCAGTAAAACTAACCTATGTAAGCAAGGATATGGAAGAAGGCTACCCGGGTAACCTGACCGCAGTGGTAACTTATACTTTAACCGATGACAACGGGCTAAAAATTGACTACGAAGCTACAACAGATAAGGCAACCCCTGTAAACCTGACCAACCATAGTTATTTTAACCTGAGTGCCGGCAAAAAAGCAGATATACTAAACCATGTAGTAACTGTAAATGCTGATAAATTTACTGCTTCCGATAAAACACTGATACCGACAGGGGAACTGACACAGGTTAAAGGCACCCCCTATGATTTTACCACGCCGCAGCCGGTGGGTACACGCATAAATAACCTACAGGGGTTTGGCTACGATCTTAATTATGTGATCAATAACGGCGGAGACAAGTTAACGCATGCTGCTACTGTATATGAGCCTGTAACGGGGAGAGTAATGGAAGTGCATACCACACAGCCGGGTATACAATTCTATACAGCCTACCACCTCGATGGCAGCCTTACAGGCAAGAACAACACCAGGTATAATCGCTATGCCGGCCTGTGCCTGGAGGCACAGCATTACCCTGATTCACCTAACCAGCCAACGTTCCCGACAACGATCATCAAACCTGGGGAGAAGTATAAAGAGACTACTATCTACAAATTCTCGACCAGGAAATAA
- a CDS encoding alpha-L-rhamnosidase-related protein, translating into MKHITLRSGILFSLLVLGACQSQKPAADTTISTGVNNDWSINPSNAYSLYPNRVVQGEFEAKAISPTELTSNYKSPANLTMTPTVVFKFAINGRDNEMAPGTDHIFNCIPSDGKCVTPVITFGKQVKADADVPKDVYLTPNTKMTVRLDMRPVLEAFKKQGAYTSPTGDKIYKEDFKGVFIAGGTDPLSWDFDNLGSRKELQLQDPDGDGIYEITLLMNENREEKMTAQQWKMTRDASAFPQYQSEYMIADALHNLALEEMINAVEPDSTFRTGKEWAGVWTRDISYSIILSMAQVQPKVSMYSLMRKVKDGRIVQDTGTGGAYPISTDRVIWAVAAWEVYKATGDEKWLRDTYAIIKKSLQEDQKNAFNPETGMMRGESSFLDWREQTYPRWMQPADIYESENLGTNAAHYQANIVAAQMADILKDIQAAAEFRKSAESIKQGINKYLWVDKTVHYGQYLYGRNYKILSPRAEALGAALSVIYGVADADRSRQVVMNTPLTDFGITSIFPQIPGIPPYHNNAVWPFVQSYWALAAAKVGNEESLTASIAAIYRPAALFLTNKENFVATNGDYAGTQVNSSNMLWSLAGSLSLVYKVYFGMDLKADGIELKPFVPKAFAGNRKLTNYKYRNAILNFEMSGHGNQIKSITMDGKPMEKPFIPATLTGTHTIKIELANNEVVSEFGYLKVRYSPDMPKVKYVNGQLTWPAVEGAEEYHVYKNGKWVEQTKKTTYTVDTDNYGEYMVMAVDSDRSTSFGSEPVMVVPGKYKLVYEVEKAAPKSSQPYRDFSGTGFIEISKQKNKYVKLTITVPEDGVYAIDFRYANGNGPINTSNKAAIRTLNYNGRFAGTIVLPQRGDGEWSNWGFTNAVDVQLPKGSHTISLTFEPHNENMHGEVNQAMLDYMRVIKIR; encoded by the coding sequence ATGAAGCACATAACCCTTAGGTCAGGTATACTTTTTTCTTTGCTCGTTTTGGGTGCCTGCCAGTCGCAGAAGCCAGCAGCAGATACAACTATAAGTACAGGCGTAAATAATGACTGGTCGATAAACCCCTCTAATGCTTACAGCCTTTACCCGAACAGAGTAGTGCAAGGTGAGTTTGAAGCAAAAGCAATTTCACCGACTGAGCTAACATCAAACTATAAAAGCCCGGCCAACCTGACCATGACGCCAACCGTGGTATTTAAATTTGCTATTAATGGCCGCGATAATGAGATGGCACCGGGAACCGACCATATTTTTAACTGTATTCCGAGCGATGGCAAATGCGTTACTCCGGTTATTACATTCGGTAAACAAGTAAAGGCTGATGCAGATGTGCCAAAGGATGTATACCTGACGCCAAACACGAAAATGACCGTGCGCCTGGACATGCGACCAGTGCTGGAAGCCTTTAAAAAGCAGGGAGCTTATACTTCGCCAACCGGAGACAAGATCTATAAAGAAGATTTTAAAGGCGTATTTATTGCAGGCGGCACCGACCCTTTGAGCTGGGATTTTGACAACCTGGGCAGCAGAAAAGAGTTGCAGCTACAGGACCCTGACGGCGATGGTATTTATGAGATAACGCTGCTGATGAATGAGAACCGCGAGGAGAAAATGACGGCCCAGCAATGGAAAATGACCCGCGATGCCAGCGCCTTTCCGCAGTACCAGTCCGAATACATGATAGCCGATGCCTTGCATAACCTGGCCCTGGAAGAAATGATAAATGCCGTGGAGCCGGATAGTACGTTTAGGACAGGAAAGGAGTGGGCCGGTGTCTGGACACGCGATATCAGCTATAGTATTATACTTTCGATGGCACAAGTACAACCTAAGGTATCGATGTATAGTTTGATGCGCAAAGTAAAAGATGGCCGTATTGTGCAGGATACCGGAACTGGAGGCGCTTACCCGATCTCTACAGACCGCGTGATCTGGGCAGTGGCTGCCTGGGAAGTATACAAAGCTACCGGTGATGAAAAGTGGCTACGCGATACCTATGCGATCATCAAAAAATCGTTGCAGGAAGACCAGAAAAATGCCTTTAACCCTGAAACCGGTATGATGCGCGGCGAGTCTTCGTTCCTGGACTGGCGCGAGCAGACTTATCCGCGCTGGATGCAGCCTGCCGATATTTACGAATCTGAAAACCTGGGCACAAATGCGGCACATTACCAGGCTAACATAGTGGCTGCGCAGATGGCCGATATCCTGAAAGACATCCAGGCTGCTGCCGAATTCAGAAAGAGCGCTGAAAGTATAAAGCAGGGTATAAACAAGTACTTATGGGTTGACAAAACAGTGCATTACGGGCAGTACCTGTACGGGCGCAACTATAAGATCTTATCACCGAGAGCAGAAGCGCTAGGGGCGGCCTTGTCTGTTATTTATGGGGTTGCAGATGCAGACAGAAGCAGGCAAGTTGTGATGAATACACCATTAACTGACTTCGGGATAACAAGTATATTCCCGCAAATTCCGGGAATACCACCATACCATAACAATGCAGTCTGGCCTTTTGTACAATCTTACTGGGCGCTCGCAGCAGCAAAAGTTGGGAACGAAGAATCATTAACTGCAAGTATAGCTGCCATTTACCGCCCGGCTGCCCTGTTCCTGACCAATAAGGAAAACTTTGTAGCAACAAACGGGGATTATGCAGGCACACAGGTAAACTCCAGTAACATGTTGTGGAGCCTGGCCGGCAGCCTGAGCTTGGTGTACAAAGTATACTTCGGGATGGATTTGAAGGCAGATGGAATAGAGCTGAAACCGTTCGTACCCAAAGCCTTTGCTGGAAACAGAAAGCTAACTAACTACAAGTATAGAAACGCGATCCTGAATTTTGAAATGAGCGGCCATGGTAACCAGATTAAAAGTATAACCATGGATGGGAAGCCGATGGAAAAACCATTTATACCGGCTACACTTACAGGCACGCATACTATAAAAATAGAGCTGGCCAATAACGAGGTTGTAAGTGAGTTCGGATATCTGAAGGTAAGATACTCACCTGATATGCCGAAGGTAAAGTATGTAAACGGACAGCTAACTTGGCCTGCTGTGGAAGGTGCCGAAGAGTATCACGTTTACAAAAACGGAAAGTGGGTGGAGCAAACTAAAAAAACAACATATACTGTAGATACAGACAACTATGGCGAATACATGGTAATGGCTGTTGACTCAGATAGATCAACCTCGTTTGGCAGCGAGCCAGTTATGGTTGTGCCCGGCAAGTATAAACTGGTATATGAAGTGGAGAAAGCTGCACCGAAATCCAGCCAGCCTTACCGCGACTTTTCAGGAACCGGGTTTATAGAAATCAGCAAGCAGAAGAACAAGTATGTAAAGCTAACTATAACAGTGCCAGAAGATGGCGTGTATGCCATTGACTTCCGCTATGCAAACGGCAACGGCCCGATAAATACCAGCAACAAAGCTGCAATCCGTACATTGAATTACAATGGAAGATTTGCAGGCACTATAGTGCTGCCTCAACGCGGCGATGGGGAGTGGAGCAACTGGGGCTTCACTAACGCTGTAGATGTACAATTACCAAAAGGTAGCCATACAATATCCTTAACTTTTGAGCCGCACAACGAGAACATGCACGGTGAAGTGAACCAGGCCATGCTTGATTACATGCGTGTTATTAAAATCAGGTAA